A DNA window from Armatimonadota bacterium contains the following coding sequences:
- a CDS encoding PEP-CTERM sorting domain-containing protein (PEP-CTERM proteins occur, often in large numbers, in the proteomes of bacteria that also encode an exosortase, a predicted intramembrane cysteine proteinase. The presence of a PEP-CTERM domain at a protein's C-terminus predicts cleavage within the sorting domain, followed by covalent anchoring to some some component of the (usually Gram-negative) cell surface. Many PEP-CTERM proteins exhibit an unusual sequence composition that includes large numbers of potential glycosylation sites. Expression of one such protein has been shown restore the ability of a bacterium to form floc, a type of biofilm.) encodes MIRHSILAFALLAAAHSHASFDLMLIGNNSGGDYRVSRWDPINRVSLGSFGSGIITAPVEDVAVVPGSDTAWVISNGAIYKFSYSTGEFQGASGQMYSTVASNISYDSGGNFFTVGSGQGSGLIGQTVFTQNLTLGPVFFGATYSASAPMRRSGSSNYYAFTLEGVSPYNLSISTWNSSGTFLTVASTGIAWTNSPYGNGFHDAAFSGTKLYGVQWDSVTNNTKLWSSETSSGFGATPVVVTSLHGSNPGNVRRSMSAGHNGMLWVRTGNIYSSYLPGLGSGPSYTMNALGTPSELTGMAVVVAPEPASLFALSAALVGLLKRRKSK; translated from the coding sequence GTGATTCGCCATTCTATTCTTGCTTTTGCTCTGTTGGCAGCAGCTCATTCTCACGCCTCCTTCGATCTAATGCTGATCGGAAACAATTCTGGGGGTGACTACAGGGTTTCCCGTTGGGACCCTATCAACAGAGTTAGTCTTGGTTCATTCGGGTCGGGGATCATCACTGCTCCGGTTGAGGACGTCGCGGTCGTTCCCGGATCAGATACGGCTTGGGTGATCTCGAATGGAGCTATCTATAAGTTCAGCTACAGTACGGGCGAATTTCAAGGTGCTTCCGGACAAATGTATAGCACGGTTGCGTCAAACATCTCTTACGATTCTGGCGGAAACTTCTTCACCGTTGGAAGTGGCCAAGGTTCAGGACTTATCGGTCAGACAGTATTTACGCAAAACCTAACTCTTGGTCCAGTTTTTTTCGGTGCAACATATTCAGCATCCGCACCCATGCGCCGTTCAGGAAGCTCGAATTACTATGCTTTCACCCTCGAGGGTGTTTCACCGTATAACCTCTCTATAAGCACGTGGAATAGTTCCGGGACTTTCCTCACTGTTGCCTCGACCGGAATTGCGTGGACGAATTCGCCCTATGGCAATGGATTTCATGATGCTGCATTTTCTGGCACCAAGCTCTACGGCGTTCAATGGGATTCGGTAACAAACAACACCAAGCTGTGGTCCAGTGAAACCTCATCCGGCTTTGGAGCGACCCCAGTCGTCGTCACATCGCTTCATGGCTCTAATCCTGGTAACGTTAGGCGAAGCATGTCTGCTGGACACAACGGCATGCTTTGGGTAAGAACTGGGAACATTTACTCGAGCTATCTTCCTGGACTCGGCTCAGGTCCTTCCTACACCATGAATGCATTGGGTACACCTTCGGAACTCACTGGAATGGCTGTTGTTGTGGCCCCAGAACCCGCTTCCCTCTTCGCCCTTTCCGCAGCTTTGGTCGGATTGCTCAAGCGCAGAAAAAGCAAGTAA
- a CDS encoding DUF1801 domain-containing protein, translated as MPVLGDIRDYISSLPEAKSKEIEALHRQMVQTYPEARLWFLDGMDESGKVVTNPNIGYGQYTIRYADGSEREFYRVGISANTAGISVYIMGIEDKTYLLKTFGEAIGDAKVTGYCIKFKSISKIDESVLFTAIKFGMDRAE; from the coding sequence ATGCCCGTTCTCGGCGACATTCGCGACTACATCTCTTCTCTGCCGGAAGCAAAGAGCAAAGAGATCGAAGCACTTCACAGGCAGATGGTGCAAACCTATCCCGAGGCGAGACTCTGGTTTCTGGATGGCATGGATGAGAGTGGGAAAGTCGTCACCAATCCGAACATCGGCTACGGACAATACACGATCCGGTATGCGGACGGTTCCGAGCGCGAGTTCTACAGAGTTGGCATCAGTGCTAATACGGCGGGGATCTCGGTATACATCATGGGCATTGAGGACAAAACATATTTGCTCAAGACCTTCGGCGAGGCGATCGGAGATGCCAAAGTCACGGGATACTGCATCAAATTCAAGTCAATTTCCAAGATCGATGAGTCCGTACTCTTCACCGCGATCAAGTTTGGGATGGACCGCGCGGAATAA
- a CDS encoding PEP-CTERM sorting domain-containing protein, whose protein sequence is MQFRLISVVSLAMASMAAHASFDLMIVPDSSGNGYVRYDPINRVALGTVNVMNGNRVTAISSNPNGLYAYSSGWMQVNNFTGERISNPTFATSTLLYNLDGSKVATYTNFSVNINSLSPSSGFLIAGPSWSVPGGFTVQGMTSVSGNRWVVYGNSAAGMSAYLINDSGLTINSLVGFIPLANMMTSGIGMGTRVQYGSTEYFTMAYRPNSVSHGLVSLQVTGSSLVYASGQTLGNYSTANVNTSLGLVAGHTGLFVVGADATTPTSARITEFDSAPIFVSVSSYTTSAFSPHTSGSWRMTNLVAPEPGPMIALGVGLAALIGRRRRKN, encoded by the coding sequence ATGCAGTTTCGCTTGATATCTGTGGTGAGCTTGGCTATGGCATCGATGGCGGCTCATGCCTCATTCGATTTGATGATTGTTCCGGATTCTTCGGGCAATGGATATGTTCGGTATGACCCGATCAATCGGGTCGCGCTCGGCACGGTGAATGTGATGAATGGTAATCGCGTGACTGCGATTTCTTCGAATCCGAACGGCCTTTATGCCTACAGCTCTGGCTGGATGCAGGTGAACAACTTTACGGGAGAGCGTATTTCAAATCCCACTTTCGCGACTTCAACGCTACTTTATAATTTAGATGGATCAAAGGTCGCGACGTACACGAATTTTAGCGTGAATATCAATTCGCTCTCTCCTTCTTCTGGATTTCTTATTGCTGGCCCAAGTTGGTCAGTGCCAGGTGGATTTACTGTCCAGGGGATGACTTCGGTCAGTGGAAATCGTTGGGTCGTTTACGGAAATTCTGCCGCGGGAATGAGCGCCTACTTAATCAATGATAGTGGACTAACGATTAATTCTCTTGTTGGTTTTATTCCTTTGGCGAACATGATGACATCGGGAATTGGGATGGGTACCCGCGTTCAATATGGGAGTACAGAATACTTTACGATGGCCTATCGCCCGAACTCGGTCTCCCATGGTTTGGTTTCTTTGCAAGTAACGGGGAGTTCGTTGGTCTATGCGTCCGGCCAGACTCTAGGCAATTATAGTACTGCCAATGTCAACACTTCTTTGGGGCTGGTAGCGGGACATACAGGCTTGTTCGTCGTGGGTGCTGATGCCACAACTCCAACCTCAGCGCGGATTACGGAATTCGATTCTGCGCCGATCTTTGTCTCGGTAAGTTCATATACTACTAGCGCGTTTTCGCCGCACACGTCAGGTAGTTGGCGGATGACAAACTTGGTCGCTCCTGAACCTGGCCCGATGATTGCGCTAGGTGTTGGGCTGGCTGCTTTGATCGGGCGACGTCGACGAAAGAACTGA